A genomic window from Toxoplasma gondii ME49 unplaced genomic scaffold asmbl.19, whole genome shotgun sequence includes:
- a CDS encoding hypothetical protein (encoded by transcript TGME49_217951) has translation MSKPLSQSCAETEKEMVSDEGVATMENELPEGHEEIEEISAANDAHTLASRGNPEGTTTGEQQRQKKTREAETEKASDARKDDDGPFCTSSASGTSLYALAYYCMSKVISMPLTRQTDNIILSLLQISGEKKPETPKQM, from the coding sequence ATGTCCAAGCCACTAAGCCAGAGCTGCGCCgagacggaaaaggaaaTGGTTTCGGACGAGGGTGTGGCAACGATGGAAAACGAGTTACCCGAGGGTCACGAAGAGATAGAAGAGATTTCTGCTGCAAATGACGCACACACTCTGGCTTCTAGAGGCAATCCGGAGGGGACCACGACTGGGGAACAACAgcggcagaaaaaaacgcgggaagcggagacagagaaagcgtCTGACGCAAGAAAAGACGACGATGGTCCGTTTTGCACGTCCAGCGCGAGTGGCACATCTCTCTATGCGCTCGCCTACTACTGTATGAGCAAAGTAATATCGATGCCTTTGACAAGACAAACAGACAACATCATTCTGAGTCTCCTTCAGATcagcggggagaagaaaccggaGACACCGAAACAAATGTGA